One stretch of Oncorhynchus masou masou isolate Uvic2021 chromosome 9, UVic_Omas_1.1, whole genome shotgun sequence DNA includes these proteins:
- the LOC135546350 gene encoding uncharacterized protein LOC135546350, whose amino-acid sequence MDTALMFTLKVGQSLAMSGSPGRTFSPQTQPTAQTQIQKQTQPQTLTHQSSSDCAPESSHDDDSSTESREDVCLPGPLSLELSKLELDNQDTPQQDREAGCEYNSTGAPGIEGDLAVSTGGPGGPAESGFDVSPPDPLDLDQIVCPAGLISEPGSVTSPSPDDANNNGLDLHSSSPGAAEDHCLASNVPSPRIDGDVDVLAPRIEENLEVEDSNRCVESGHTLDANLSGQLEDMVLGHTSPRQTETGMELGHTSPRQTETGMELGHTSPRQTETGMELGHTSPRQTETDMELGHTSPRQTETDRSWAIPHPGRQRQAWSWAIPHSGRQRQTWS is encoded by the coding sequence atggacacaGCTCTGATGTTTACTCTCAAGGTGGGACAATCTCTGGCCATGTCAGGATCACCAGGCAGGACCTTCTCACCACAGACACAGCCAACggcacagacacagatacagaaacagacacaACCACAGACACTAACACACCAGTCCTCTTCAGACTGTGCTCCAGAGTCTTCTCATGATGACGACAGCtccacagagagcagagaggatgTCTGTCTGCCAGGACCTCTAAGCCTGGAGCTGTCGAAACTGGAACTAGACAACCAGGACACACCCCAGCAGGACAGGGAGGCTGGTTGTGAATATAACAGTACTGGAGCCCCTGGGATAGAAGGAGATCTAGCTGTTAGTACTGGAGGTCCAGGAGGGCCAGCAGAGTCTGGTTTTGATGTCTCCCCCCCTGACCCTCTAGACCTAGACCAGATCGTCTGTCCCGCGGGTCTAATCAGTGAGCCAGGCAGTGTCACATCACCATCGCCTGATGATGCCAATAACAATGGATTGGATTTACACAGCAGTTCTCCAGGAGCAGCTGAGGACCACTGCCTAGCCTCCAATGTTCCTTCTCCTAGGATAGATGGAGATGTGGATGTTCTTGCTCCTAGGATAGAGGAAAACCTGGAAGTTGAGGACAGTAACAGATGTGTAGAATCAGGACATACCCTGGATGCTAACCTCTCTGGTCAGCTAGAGGACATGGTACTGGGCCATACCTCacccaggcagacagagacaggcatgGAGCTGGGCCATACCTCacccaggcagacagagacaggcatgGAGCTGGGCCATACCTCacccaggcagacagagacaggcatgGAGCTGGGCCATACCTCacccaggcagacagagacagacatggagCTGGGCCATACCTCacccaggcagacagagacagacaggagctgGGCCATACCTCacccaggcagacagagacaggcatgGAGCTGGGCAATACCTCactcaggcagacagagacagacatggagCTAG